In the Actinomycetota bacterium genome, AAATTTTGCAGGCATCATTGGAGTCCACACTCGTTCACTACATAGATCCTTTCCCTAGGTATATTGATCATTTAAAGAATTTGGTCGATTTTGAAGTCCTCAAGCGAGGAAAGCTTAAGGTAGTTTTGGATCCCATGTATGGAACAGGGCAAGGGATAATGGCTCAAGTTTTTAAGGAGGCCGGTTGCAGCGTTCACGCCATTCACGACTATCGAGATGTACTTTTTGGTGGTACTCTACCCGATCCAACCTCAAAGAATTTAAGGGAATTATCATCTCTGGTGAGGGAGGAAGAAGCAGACCTTGGGTTGGCTCTGGATGGGGATGGCGATAGGTTTGGAGTCATTGACTCAAACGGCGTTTACTTTTCTCCCAATCGGGTGTTGCCCCTTGTGGGATTGCATTTGCTCAAAGAAAAGGGCTTGAAGGGGATAGTTGTTCGATCCATAGCGACCACGCATATGCTCGATGTCATTGCTCGAAGATTTGGTGTGCACGTTGTTGAGACACCGGTCGGATTCAAGTACATCGGGCAAATTATGCGGGAAAAGTCCGTGGTGCTTGGTGGGGAAGAGAGCGGAGGATTAAGTATAATGGGGCATATTCCCGAGAAGGATGGAATCCTTGCCGATCTCCTAGTGGCGGAAATTGTAGCCCATCAAGAAAGACCCTTATCCGAGTTACTTGAAGGCCTTTGTGCAGAATATGGAGACTTTTTCAGCGAACGTCTGGATATTGAATATTCCCAAGATAAGAAAGTAGATTTACTTGAAACACTGAAGACCAACCCACCCCTCTCCATAGGGAGTTTAAAACTGCAGAATGTTCTGACAAGAGATGGGGTAAAGTATTTATTCGAAGGAGGAGATTGGATATTAATCCGTCCATCTGGAACAGAACCTTTAGTTCGAGTTTATATCGAGACTCGTACCAAGGAAAAATTCTACGAGTTGAGAGAATATGCTCGGCGATTACTCGGCCGTTTTTAAAAATGCATTCCAGCTGGAGTG is a window encoding:
- a CDS encoding phosphoglucomutase/phosphomannomutase family protein encodes the protein MKGIKFGTDGWRAVMCDTFTLENVRVVAQAIADFILREGEPEKGLVIGHDTRFFAEEFASACASVLLGNEIPVYLARGAMPTPITAYCIKLCDTAGAIMLTASHNPPEYNGIKFIPEYAGPATPKITSQIEQNIERIKESGKILQASLESTLVHYIDPFPRYIDHLKNLVDFEVLKRGKLKVVLDPMYGTGQGIMAQVFKEAGCSVHAIHDYRDVLFGGTLPDPTSKNLRELSSLVREEEADLGLALDGDGDRFGVIDSNGVYFSPNRVLPLVGLHLLKEKGLKGIVVRSIATTHMLDVIARRFGVHVVETPVGFKYIGQIMREKSVVLGGEESGGLSIMGHIPEKDGILADLLVAEIVAHQERPLSELLEGLCAEYGDFFSERLDIEYSQDKKVDLLETLKTNPPLSIGSLKLQNVLTRDGVKYLFEGGDWILIRPSGTEPLVRVYIETRTKEKFYELREYARRLLGRF